A portion of the Calothrix sp. 336/3 genome contains these proteins:
- a CDS encoding DUF3172 domain-containing protein — MRRKPTGRTSTNSRSPAFQAPIFNITSIAILGGVFVLGVGIGIAFSSTATFTPTNVASREFIDTKAPNPDICVQYGASAMVMDTRLFVTLNPFNVYVAQPSMRPGCVLRTNNWAILEQRKLISGDQVRECKNRLNTFGYTGDLGQKPEISCIYQNEAAKNFFITDPGAVTAPQETDRF, encoded by the coding sequence ATGAGACGTAAACCCACTGGTAGAACATCCACAAATTCTCGATCCCCTGCTTTCCAAGCTCCTATCTTTAACATCACTTCCATTGCTATCCTCGGAGGTGTATTCGTCTTGGGAGTGGGAATTGGCATTGCATTTAGTTCCACTGCCACCTTTACCCCCACCAACGTTGCTTCCCGTGAATTTATTGACACCAAAGCACCCAACCCCGATATTTGTGTACAGTATGGTGCTAGTGCCATGGTCATGGATACAAGATTATTTGTCACCCTCAACCCCTTCAATGTCTACGTAGCTCAACCGAGTATGCGCCCAGGATGCGTACTGCGAACCAATAACTGGGCAATCTTAGAACAGCGAAAACTCATCTCTGGCGATCAAGTCAGAGAATGTAAAAATCGCCTGAATACCTTCGGTTACACGGGAGATTTGGGACAAAAACCAGAAATTAGCTGTATTTATCAAAACGAAGCTGCTAAAAACTTCTTTATCACCGATCCCGGTGCTGTTACTGCTCCCCAAGAAACAGACAGATTTTAG
- a CDS encoding cobyrinate a,c-diamide synthase, translated as MGLIIAGERSGVGKTTVTLTLLASLCQRYGKGQVQSFKVGPDYIDPMFHRYVTGLPCRNLDPVLTSETYVKNCFENHCHGRDYAVVEGVMGLFDGIPTPKEYEHSINNFASTAHIARLLKLPILLVIDCSRLSGSVAAIAHGYSTLDPSLQIAGVVLNRVGSDRHLSLVKNALEALKIEILGVIRRQDDITIPDRHLGLVPTDELPELNAVMAKLAELGNSCFNWEKLLPLLQNSVAPIENMTPEYQSMPKFRVAVARDRAFNFYYQDNLDLLTKFGAELVFWSPLTDKELPVNIQGMYFGGGFPEVFAQQLAQNFSAIASVKQAIIQGVPTIAECGGLMYLCEEIIDFQENSWQMVGILPTKAMMGKGLTLGYRQAVTLQASLLFDQGDISYGHEFHRSHLISVNHSPLFQTYRADTDEFTGYEGWSLADNLHASYIHQHWGAAIKIPQRFIAAISNYHHNQAATITNRRNS; from the coding sequence ATGGGTTTAATTATTGCTGGGGAGCGTAGTGGAGTAGGTAAAACGACGGTCACTTTGACTCTATTAGCTTCTCTGTGTCAGCGATATGGTAAGGGTCAAGTCCAATCTTTTAAGGTGGGTCCGGATTATATTGACCCTATGTTCCATCGATATGTTACGGGTTTACCCTGTAGAAATTTAGACCCGGTTCTGACTTCAGAGACTTATGTGAAAAATTGTTTTGAAAATCACTGTCATGGCAGAGATTATGCTGTGGTGGAAGGGGTAATGGGTTTATTTGATGGTATTCCGACTCCAAAAGAATATGAGCATAGTATAAATAATTTTGCCAGCACTGCACATATAGCTAGGCTCTTAAAATTACCTATATTATTAGTGATTGATTGCAGTCGTTTATCGGGTTCGGTGGCAGCGATCGCCCACGGTTATAGTACTTTAGATCCATCTCTGCAAATAGCTGGGGTGGTGTTAAATCGTGTTGGGAGCGATCGCCATCTCTCTCTGGTGAAAAATGCTCTGGAAGCTTTAAAAATAGAGATTTTGGGGGTGATACGGCGACAGGATGATATTACCATTCCTGACCGTCATCTGGGTTTAGTGCCTACGGATGAGCTGCCAGAGCTAAATGCTGTCATGGCAAAACTCGCAGAGTTGGGGAATAGCTGTTTCAATTGGGAGAAATTATTGCCACTGCTACAAAATTCTGTGGCTCCGATTGAAAATATGACTCCTGAATACCAGAGTATGCCAAAATTCCGGGTTGCCGTTGCCCGCGATCGCGCATTTAATTTTTACTACCAAGATAATCTCGATTTATTGACAAAATTCGGTGCAGAGTTAGTTTTTTGGAGTCCCCTGACAGATAAAGAATTACCTGTAAATATCCAAGGAATGTATTTTGGTGGGGGGTTCCCAGAGGTATTTGCCCAACAATTAGCACAAAATTTCAGCGCGATCGCCTCCGTGAAACAAGCAATTATTCAGGGAGTTCCTACCATTGCTGAATGTGGTGGATTGATGTATTTGTGTGAGGAAATCATTGATTTTCAAGAAAATTCCTGGCAAATGGTCGGGATATTACCGACAAAGGCGATGATGGGTAAAGGATTAACTTTAGGTTATCGTCAAGCTGTGACTTTACAAGCAAGTCTATTATTTGATCAGGGAGATATTAGTTATGGACATGAGTTTCACCGTTCCCATTTAATCTCAGTCAATCATTCTCCGCTTTTTCAAACCTATCGAGCTGATACTGATGAGTTTACTGGATACGAAGGATGGAGTTTAGCTGATAATTTACATGCTTCCTATATTCACCAGCACTGGGGAGCTGCTATAAAAATTCCCCAAAGGTTTATTGCTGCTATTTCTAATTACCATCATAATCAAGCTGCAACTATTACCAATAGGCGGAATTCGTAA
- a CDS encoding phage holin family protein has protein sequence MLGSLLAALATALSLLIVDLVVPGVDIANFPAALIAALAIGLVNGLVKPILSILSLPLNIITLGAFSLVVNGICFFLAAAFVPGFSAHGILAFLLAPVVLSIANTFLNNYFAEKKLLSSDTKDKVELPSS, from the coding sequence ATGTTAGGAAGCTTATTAGCTGCTCTAGCTACTGCTTTGAGCTTATTAATTGTGGATTTAGTAGTACCTGGTGTGGATATTGCTAATTTCCCCGCAGCTTTAATTGCTGCTTTAGCTATTGGTTTAGTTAACGGTTTGGTTAAGCCAATTTTGTCCATTCTCTCCTTACCGTTGAATATCATCACCTTAGGCGCATTTTCCCTAGTAGTAAACGGTATTTGCTTCTTTTTGGCAGCAGCATTTGTCCCTGGTTTTAGCGCCCATGGTATTTTAGCATTCCTGTTAGCTCCTGTAGTATTATCCATTGCCAATACGTTTCTGAACAATTACTTTGCAGAAAAGAAACTACTCTCCTCAGATACAAAAGATAAGGTTGAGTTACCTTCGAGTTAA
- a CDS encoding YqaE/Pmp3 family membrane protein: MKLLRIILGIVIPPLGVFLTFGVGSTLFINILLTLLGWVPGSIHAVWAIAKHEEALNRESEIY, encoded by the coding sequence ATGAAATTACTACGCATCATCCTTGGTATAGTTATACCCCCCTTAGGAGTTTTCCTTACCTTTGGAGTTGGTAGCACCCTATTTATCAATATTCTTCTCACTTTGTTAGGTTGGGTTCCCGGAAGTATTCATGCTGTGTGGGCGATCGCCAAGCATGAAGAAGCGTTAAATAGAGAGAGTGAAATTTATTAA
- a CDS encoding sulfite exporter TauE/SafE family protein — MLDFWLVMSLGFLGSFGHCLGMCSPLTVAFSLSHPSAKPSWQQQLWFHLLLNLGRVLSYTLVGAGIGGLGSVLIAGGQMAGVGSQFRQFMAIATGIMLIWFGLTQIKPDFLPRIPLLHPLLSGSLHNHLSRIMGRFSAQKQWWTPWILGMIWGWIPCGFLYAAQIKAASTGDVAIGAITMLSFGLGTLPTMVGVGFSTSFLSQDKRSQLFRLGGWITLIMGVITVVRTGDTMTDYTGHAALFCLILALIARPLSGFYAAPLRYRRLLGVSAFILGAIHTTHMIEHSWQWNFAAFWFLTPDWQVGIIAGAIALLLMLPATLTSFNSLQTYLGKRWRQIHLLTLPSLLFAVSHAILIGSHYLGSTPGNQPAAIILAITTLMIFLLRQSWFWHTLGLSRFYTHPKN, encoded by the coding sequence ATGCTTGATTTTTGGCTGGTAATGTCCCTTGGTTTTCTCGGTAGTTTTGGACATTGTTTAGGAATGTGTAGTCCCCTAACCGTGGCTTTTTCCCTTTCCCACCCATCAGCAAAACCCTCTTGGCAACAACAACTATGGTTTCATTTGTTATTAAACCTGGGGCGTGTTCTCAGTTATACCTTGGTTGGAGCCGGAATTGGGGGGTTAGGTTCGGTGTTAATTGCTGGTGGGCAAATGGCAGGGGTAGGAAGTCAGTTTCGTCAATTCATGGCGATCGCTACAGGAATTATGTTGATTTGGTTCGGATTAACACAAATTAAACCCGACTTTTTACCCCGGATTCCCCTCCTCCATCCCCTCCTCTCAGGTTCCTTACACAACCATCTCAGCCGTATCATGGGGCGCTTTTCTGCCCAAAAACAATGGTGGACACCCTGGATTTTAGGAATGATTTGGGGTTGGATTCCCTGTGGCTTTTTATACGCTGCCCAAATTAAAGCTGCCAGTACAGGAGATGTAGCCATAGGTGCAATTACAATGCTCAGTTTTGGTTTAGGAACTTTACCCACCATGGTAGGGGTAGGTTTTTCCACATCCTTTCTTAGTCAAGATAAACGCAGTCAATTATTCCGTCTAGGTGGGTGGATAACCCTAATTATGGGCGTAATCACCGTGGTGCGTACGGGGGATACCATGACAGACTACACTGGACACGCAGCCCTATTCTGTTTAATCTTGGCATTAATTGCCCGTCCCCTGAGTGGTTTCTATGCAGCACCCCTGCGATATCGACGGTTACTAGGAGTCAGTGCATTTATCCTAGGAGCAATTCATACCACCCACATGATAGAACATTCCTGGCAATGGAATTTTGCCGCCTTTTGGTTTCTTACCCCCGATTGGCAAGTAGGTATAATTGCCGGAGCGATCGCCCTCCTACTCATGCTACCAGCCACCCTCACTAGCTTTAATTCCCTACAAACCTACCTCGGTAAACGCTGGCGACAAATACACCTTCTAACCCTACCATCCCTATTATTCGCCGTATCCCATGCCATCCTCATCGGTTCCCATTACCTCGGTTCCACCCCAGGAAACCAACCAGCAGCTATTATTCTCGCAATCACGACATTAATGATTTTCCTCCTCAGACAATCTTGGTTTTGGCATACCCTAGGATTATCTCGATTTTATACACACCCAAAAAATTAA
- a CDS encoding DUF262 domain-containing protein, with amino-acid sequence MEASPARVIQYFNGEKQNLIPLFQRPYTWTENNWQSLWDDLMVQYEAEDARSHFMGAIVSVSARSVPVGVSKYLIIDGQQRLTTISLLLCALRDCVDDGNTASRIQEVYLTNRFRDPEDTLKFVPTQMDRDVYSSIALDRRTPLVSKDVRIAAAYHFFKNKLLKSIDTNDNAVDPKKVLITLEQSLQVVMINLEDGDDPYLIFESLNFKGEPLTQADLVRNYMLMCFRHSISAGGEQERVYSTYWSPMENTLKSNLTEFLRHYIMKDGDDIKQGGIYAAIKAKLKSMKSTKEVELEVQSMQRFGEFYARFLQPLQEENHNIRCCLENIQDLKVTTSYPLLLRLFDARQNGDLSNVELEKCLGLVESFVVRRAVCGVPTNILNKLFIQLSKNFPNADHVQWLHRSLSSGSGRSRFPNDDEFGTAFRTHAQYGRGNTRFILCQLEKSFKHKEMVDLSKVTVTIEHILPQTLNSEWKDELGSEAEAIHGNLLNTFGNLTLTSYNSELSNLPFSKKKAILDDTHIELNRWIIQQASWGASEIQERAKNLFNIAKTIWLSPLN; translated from the coding sequence ATGGAAGCTTCACCTGCTAGAGTTATTCAATATTTCAATGGCGAAAAACAAAATCTCATTCCTCTATTTCAGCGTCCATACACCTGGACAGAAAATAATTGGCAATCACTCTGGGATGATTTGATGGTACAGTATGAAGCTGAAGATGCAAGAAGCCACTTCATGGGTGCAATTGTTTCTGTTTCAGCACGTAGCGTACCTGTAGGAGTTAGTAAGTATCTGATAATTGATGGACAGCAGCGTCTCACAACAATTTCCTTACTTCTGTGTGCTTTGCGTGATTGTGTGGACGATGGAAACACAGCTTCACGTATCCAAGAAGTTTACCTAACCAATCGCTTCCGTGATCCAGAAGATACTTTAAAGTTTGTACCAACACAAATGGATCGGGATGTATATAGTAGCATTGCCCTTGACCGAAGGACTCCATTAGTTAGTAAAGATGTTCGGATAGCTGCTGCTTATCACTTCTTTAAAAACAAATTGCTCAAAAGTATAGATACTAATGACAATGCTGTAGACCCAAAAAAAGTGCTAATTACTCTAGAGCAATCTCTCCAGGTTGTAATGATAAATCTTGAAGATGGTGACGATCCCTATTTAATTTTTGAGAGTCTAAATTTTAAGGGAGAACCTCTCACTCAAGCAGACTTAGTGAGAAATTATATGCTTATGTGTTTCCGACATTCAATTTCTGCTGGTGGCGAGCAGGAACGGGTTTATTCTACATATTGGAGCCCGATGGAAAACACACTGAAATCTAATCTCACTGAATTTCTACGTCACTACATTATGAAAGATGGAGATGATATTAAGCAGGGCGGAATTTATGCAGCGATTAAAGCAAAGCTGAAAAGTATGAAGTCAACAAAAGAGGTTGAATTAGAAGTTCAATCGATGCAAAGATTTGGAGAATTCTATGCTAGATTTCTACAGCCTCTTCAGGAAGAAAACCATAATATTCGTTGCTGCTTAGAGAATATTCAAGATCTGAAAGTAACAACTTCTTATCCACTCTTACTTCGCTTATTTGATGCACGCCAAAATGGTGATCTCAGCAACGTTGAATTAGAAAAATGTCTTGGATTGGTTGAATCTTTTGTAGTTCGGCGGGCTGTTTGTGGAGTTCCCACTAACATCCTCAACAAACTATTTATCCAATTGTCTAAAAATTTTCCTAACGCAGATCATGTCCAATGGTTGCATCGTTCTTTATCTTCAGGCAGTGGCAGAAGTCGCTTTCCTAATGATGATGAATTTGGTACAGCTTTCAGAACTCATGCACAATATGGGCGTGGTAACACTCGTTTCATTCTCTGTCAGCTAGAAAAATCATTTAAACATAAAGAAATGGTAGACCTTTCAAAAGTCACAGTCACAATAGAACATATTTTACCTCAAACACTAAACTCAGAATGGAAAGATGAGTTAGGCTCAGAAGCAGAAGCTATTCATGGAAATCTACTAAATACATTTGGAAATTTGACTCTGACTAGTTATAATTCTGAGTTGAGCAACCTTCCATTTTCCAAGAAGAAAGCTATACTCGATGATACTCATATTGAATTAAACCGTTGGATTATTCAGCAGGCTAGTTGGGGTGCATCAGAAATTCAGGAGCGAGCTAAGAATTTATTCAATATAGCTAAAACTATCTGGTTAAGCCCCTTAAATTAG
- a CDS encoding c-type cytochrome, translated as MKKLLILIIISLTIWTTYPVKAVFAIDTVKGGEQIFEFHCAGCHINGSNIIRRGKNLKLPALKKYGMDSIAAVTEIVTNGKNNMSAYKDKLTVAEIEDVSNYVLEQAAKGWK; from the coding sequence GTGAAAAAGCTACTCATATTGATAATTATTTCCTTGACTATTTGGACAACTTACCCAGTAAAAGCCGTTTTTGCAATTGATACAGTTAAGGGGGGAGAGCAAATATTTGAGTTTCACTGTGCAGGATGTCATATCAACGGTAGCAATATCATCAGACGTGGTAAAAATCTCAAGTTACCTGCACTGAAAAAATATGGAATGGACTCCATCGCCGCAGTGACAGAAATAGTCACTAATGGTAAAAATAATATGTCAGCCTATAAAGACAAATTAACTGTTGCAGAGATTGAAGATGTCTCTAACTATGTTCTAGAACAAGCAGCAAAAGGATGGAAATAA
- a CDS encoding TM0106 family RecB-like putative nuclease produces the protein MLINAELLLQYQRCKRRPYLDTHGDFRDKDAVNDLLVKLQQDRITYQANILANWRVVQPQYHRGNLPAAMGATLELMEQGVECIHQGVLIGKYADKYTLVSRPDLLVKQPGVSRFGDWVYEPIGVELGKRPKQEYQVVVAFHAQILAAVQQAAVDTGWLILRGKEGSYPVDLGKWVPQMGKIIQEYIQTLESEEAPEVFISRQKCTLCPWYSTCYAIAQSQKHLSLLPGVTPVRYAQLQGLDITTLESLAATHPTELENLPGFDSRVAPKLILQAKAVYENRPLILLGDDGEDNEDDMVDMSLNKRNGINHHDSPIELYFDIEAQPDLNLDYLLGVLVMDRQNHTEKFYSLLAETPADEKVIWQQFLDLVNQYPDAPIYHFCVYEVDTVKRLAKQYRTPYSDISPILNRFVDVYEKLTQTVALPVESYALKTIARWLGFEWRDKEASGAKCIYWYDQWLKTGDRTLLETIQRYNEDDCRATRSVKDWLVEFLQNMEKYPSPY, from the coding sequence ATGCTAATTAATGCCGAACTACTGCTGCAATATCAACGCTGTAAACGCCGTCCATACTTAGACACTCACGGTGATTTCCGCGACAAAGATGCTGTGAATGATTTGCTGGTGAAGTTGCAGCAGGACAGAATTACCTATCAGGCGAATATACTGGCAAATTGGCGGGTTGTGCAACCCCAATACCATCGAGGTAATTTACCCGCAGCTATGGGAGCAACCCTGGAGCTGATGGAGCAGGGAGTAGAGTGTATACATCAAGGTGTGTTAATTGGGAAGTATGCAGATAAATATACCCTAGTCAGTCGCCCAGATTTATTGGTGAAACAACCAGGGGTGTCGCGTTTTGGTGATTGGGTGTATGAACCAATAGGGGTTGAGCTAGGTAAGCGCCCCAAACAAGAATATCAGGTTGTAGTGGCATTTCATGCCCAAATTTTGGCAGCAGTACAGCAAGCAGCAGTGGATACCGGTTGGTTGATATTGCGGGGAAAAGAAGGAAGTTATCCCGTTGATTTAGGGAAATGGGTACCCCAGATGGGGAAGATTATCCAAGAGTATATCCAAACTCTAGAATCCGAGGAAGCACCGGAAGTTTTTATTAGTCGGCAAAAATGTACCCTTTGTCCTTGGTATAGTACTTGTTACGCGATCGCCCAATCTCAGAAACATTTATCTTTGTTACCAGGAGTCACTCCTGTACGTTATGCTCAACTTCAAGGGTTAGATATCACCACCCTGGAATCCTTAGCAGCAACCCATCCCACAGAATTAGAAAATCTCCCTGGTTTTGACAGTCGGGTAGCACCAAAATTAATCTTACAAGCCAAAGCAGTCTACGAAAATCGCCCCCTGATTTTACTAGGGGATGATGGAGAAGATAATGAGGATGACATGGTGGATATGTCACTCAATAAAAGAAATGGTATCAACCATCATGATTCACCTATAGAACTGTATTTTGACATTGAAGCCCAGCCTGATTTGAATTTAGACTATCTTCTGGGTGTTTTAGTCATGGATAGGCAAAATCATACAGAAAAATTTTATTCTTTACTGGCAGAAACTCCAGCCGATGAAAAAGTCATTTGGCAGCAATTTCTCGATTTAGTCAACCAGTACCCCGACGCACCAATTTATCATTTCTGTGTCTATGAGGTGGATACTGTCAAGCGGTTAGCAAAACAATATCGTACTCCCTACTCTGACATATCACCCATACTGAATCGGTTTGTAGATGTTTATGAAAAATTAACCCAAACTGTGGCTCTACCTGTGGAAAGCTATGCTTTAAAAACTATTGCTCGGTGGTTAGGCTTTGAGTGGCGTGATAAAGAAGCTAGTGGAGCTAAGTGTATTTACTGGTATGATCAGTGGTTAAAAACTGGCGATCGCACTCTTCTAGAAACTATCCAACGTTACAACGAAGATGATTGCCGCGCCACCCGTAGCGTCAAAGATTGGTTAGTTGAGTTTTTGCAAAATATGGAAAAATATCCTTCCCCGTACTAA
- a CDS encoding aminotransferase class V-fold PLP-dependent enzyme, which produces MNNLYHHRQHFPALANKAYFNYGGQGTMPQAAIEAITQAHATIQELGPFSNPVSSWIAQEYFATRGAIASELNVSPDTITLTEDVTVGCNIAMWGLNWQQGDHLLLSDCEHQGIVATAQEIARRFSVEVTTCPLLNTRNQGDPCAVIAQHLRPNTRLVAISHILWNTGQVLDIDKIAELCIENSSETRLLVDAAQSVGSLPLDFSNSRVDFYAFTGHKWLCSPAGIGGLYVRAAARESLRPTFIGWRGIITDSHGQPQDWQPDGRRYEVATSDVTLYPALREAIAIHNQWGSTKERYQQILQKSAYLWQKLMKLPEIECLRDSPPESGLVSFRLQNTSSTNQKLVQYLESQKIFTRTLANPNCIRACTHYFTLESEIDKLVETIQEFLGN; this is translated from the coding sequence ATGAATAATTTGTATCACCATCGGCAACATTTTCCGGCACTGGCAAATAAAGCTTACTTTAATTATGGGGGACAGGGAACCATGCCCCAAGCCGCTATTGAAGCCATTACCCAAGCTCATGCTACCATCCAGGAATTGGGACCATTTAGTAATCCTGTGTCTTCCTGGATTGCCCAAGAATATTTTGCCACGAGAGGGGCGATCGCCTCGGAGTTAAATGTTTCCCCTGATACTATCACCCTGACGGAGGATGTTACCGTTGGTTGTAATATTGCAATGTGGGGTTTAAATTGGCAACAAGGTGACCATTTATTACTCTCAGACTGCGAACATCAGGGAATTGTCGCCACTGCCCAAGAAATTGCCCGACGGTTTTCTGTAGAAGTCACCACCTGTCCCCTCCTCAATACCCGCAATCAAGGTGATCCCTGTGCCGTCATTGCCCAACATCTGCGCCCGAACACCCGCCTAGTTGCCATCAGTCATATCCTCTGGAACACTGGTCAAGTTCTTGATATTGACAAAATAGCAGAATTGTGCATAGAAAATTCATCAGAAACGCGATTACTTGTGGACGCTGCCCAATCAGTCGGTTCCCTGCCCTTAGATTTCAGTAATTCTCGTGTAGATTTTTACGCATTTACAGGGCACAAATGGCTATGTTCACCGGCGGGAATTGGCGGATTATACGTGCGTGCAGCCGCAAGAGAAAGTCTGCGACCTACTTTCATTGGTTGGCGAGGTATAATAACAGACAGTCATGGACAGCCCCAGGATTGGCAACCAGACGGTAGACGTTATGAAGTTGCGACATCAGATGTTACCCTATACCCAGCTTTGAGAGAGGCGATCGCCATACACAACCAATGGGGAAGCACCAAAGAACGTTATCAGCAAATCCTGCAAAAAAGTGCATATCTATGGCAAAAGCTCATGAAATTACCTGAGATTGAATGTCTTCGTGACTCCCCCCCAGAAAGCGGTTTAGTTTCCTTCCGTCTGCAAAATACATCCTCAACAAATCAAAAGTTAGTGCAATATTTAGAATCACAAAAAATATTCACCCGCACCCTAGCCAACCCCAATTGTATCCGCGCCTGCACTCACTACTTCACCCTAGAATCAGAAATAGATAAATTGGTAGAAACAATTCAAGAATTTTTGGGTAATTAG
- a CDS encoding glycosyl transferase, with protein sequence MKRPTLYIAVTNHGFGHATRTAAVAATIQKLYPQVLLIMATTAPRWLLECYIEGDFIHRPRAFDLGVVQADSLQMDKAATKEKLLEIKKNQNSLVASEVNFLRQNRVDLILGDVPFLTPVIAKAAGIPCWMMSNFGWDLIYRDWGGEFVEIADWISECYSKSDRLLLLPFHEPMSAFPNITEIGLTGGNPRYTAAEIRQTWGITAPRENTILLTFGGLGLQEIPYNNCLLFPEKQFLTFDKGAPDLPNLIKITDRKWRPVDIMPVCSQVVSKPGYGTFAEAAKLDIPITTITREDFAEAAYLITGFADYSYHQIIKPTDLFHSQWEFLTQPPQSPQKSTTLPKDGNETIANMVIEYLTLVK encoded by the coding sequence ATGAAACGTCCTACATTATATATAGCAGTAACAAACCACGGTTTTGGTCATGCAACACGCACCGCAGCAGTTGCCGCAACTATCCAAAAACTCTATCCCCAAGTGTTGCTAATTATGGCAACAACAGCTCCACGCTGGTTATTAGAATGTTATATTGAAGGTGATTTTATCCATCGTCCCCGCGCTTTTGATTTGGGTGTCGTACAAGCAGATAGTCTGCAAATGGATAAAGCCGCAACCAAAGAAAAATTATTAGAAATCAAGAAAAATCAAAATTCCCTAGTAGCTTCCGAGGTGAATTTTCTTCGACAAAACCGTGTAGATTTAATCCTAGGAGACGTTCCCTTCCTGACACCAGTGATTGCAAAAGCTGCGGGAATTCCTTGCTGGATGATGAGTAACTTTGGTTGGGATTTAATTTATCGTGACTGGGGTGGAGAATTTGTAGAGATAGCAGACTGGATTAGTGAATGTTACTCCAAGAGCGATCGCCTACTTTTACTTCCCTTCCACGAACCCATGTCAGCTTTCCCAAATATCACAGAAATTGGTTTGACAGGAGGTAATCCTCGCTACACCGCAGCAGAAATTCGCCAGACTTGGGGAATCACCGCACCCAGAGAAAATACGATTCTCCTCACCTTTGGTGGTTTAGGTTTACAGGAAATCCCCTACAATAACTGTCTTCTCTTCCCAGAAAAGCAATTCCTTACCTTTGACAAAGGTGCTCCAGATTTACCCAACTTAATCAAAATTACAGACCGCAAATGGCGACCTGTAGATATTATGCCTGTATGTAGTCAAGTTGTGTCCAAACCGGGCTACGGAACCTTCGCCGAAGCAGCTAAATTAGATATACCCATCACAACTATTACCCGTGAAGATTTTGCGGAAGCAGCTTATCTGATCACAGGTTTTGCCGATTATTCCTACCACCAAATTATCAAACCCACCGACCTATTTCACAGCCAATGGGAATTTTTAACCCAACCACCCCAATCACCTCAAAAATCCACGACACTGCCCAAGGATGGCAACGAAACCATTGCCAATATGGTAATTGAATATTTAACATTGGTAAAATAA